In Tamandua tetradactyla isolate mTamTet1 chromosome 7, mTamTet1.pri, whole genome shotgun sequence, the following are encoded in one genomic region:
- the ARF3 gene encoding ADP-ribosylation factor 3 encodes MGNIFGNLLKSLIGKKEMRILMVGLDAAGKTTILYKLKLGEIVTTIPTIGFNVETVEYKNISFTVWDVGGQDKIRPLWRHYFQNTQGLIFVVDSNDRERVNEAREELMRMLAEDELRDAVLLVFANKQDLPNAMNAAEITDKLGLHSLRHRNWYIQATCATSGDGLYEGLDWLANQLKNKK; translated from the exons ATGgggaatatatttggaaaccttCTCAAGAGCCTGATTGGGAAGAAGGAGATGCGCATCCTAATGGTGGGCCTGGATGCCGCAGGAAAGACCACCATCCTGTACAAGCTGAAACTGGGGGAGATCGTCACCACCATTCCCACCATTG GGTTCAATGTGGAGACAGTGGAGTACAAGAACATCAGCTTCACGGTTTGGGATGTGGGTGGCCAGGACAAGATTCGGCCCCTCTGGAGACATTACTTCCAGAACACCCAAG GGTTGATTTTTGTGGTTGACAGCAATGATCGGGAGCGAGTAAATGAGGCTCGAGAGGAGTTGATGAGGATGCTGGCTGAGGATGAGCTCCGGGATGCTGTGCTCCTTGTCTTTGCAAACAAACAG GATCTGCCTAATGCCATGAATGCAGCCGAGATCACAGACAAGCTGGGCCTGCATTCCCTGCGTCACCGCAACTGGTACATTCAGGCCACCTGTGCCACCAGCGGGGACGGGCTGTACGAAGGCCTGGACTGGCTGGCCAATCAGCTCAAAAACAAGAAATGA